tttatatatgccTCTATTATATGACCAAACAATATATTAAGGATGTTTTAGAATAATTTTCTTTGTCATTTGATTTATTGCCACtatattatttagttaatttattattcaatacaaatttaaattagtcaaGCCAGTAATCTCCACACAAAATTAGAAAAGCTATGCATAATTTTCAACTTTGGGTGAGAGAATAATTATGTTTGAAAGGGAACACAAAGTAGTTTTGGGGTCCTCCATGTCTCCATCAAGTTTGAATTTTCCAGATAAACAAAGAATGAACCAGAAACACTTTATTGTACAACTTGACTTTTTTGcaccaaaaataatttgaattctCAATCAAATGGAAAATATTGTTTCTTATGGAGTGGTGtctcttttaaattaaaacatgattatgggaaaaattttaatttgtatgaaATTATATCAGTATGAgactttatttaattaataaatgagATGAGACTCATGTGATAAGTGATATCTATTAaatctttttgatttttttttatttttcacttatttcaatatgttttatttttatttgtttaaaatattttttttaccaatctaattagtttatgttttttatttttttattttttgttttacacttatttcaacatattttttgtttttattaagggaaaattacgcgattaagcaaacttatactatttaattactcatcatagctatagtttgctataattaccactcgctACTAacatttatacattaattacggaGGCTGATTTCGAATTTGTATGATTAgttatgtttgtatatgtataattcgtcaggatatacaaataaatatgtacaaTATATACAATCTtttaaccgatatacatatacaattcacctctctccgactctctgccctctctcgctcgcctctctcctccctctctcaatctcgctcgcctctctcctccctctcccaatctagcttgccatttatacaaatgtatatgcataatatacagttatatacaattatatacatatacaattcaactctctcccactctctgccctctctcactcgcctctctccctctctcgatctcgctcgcctctctcctctctctcccagtctctctcgcctctctcctccctctctcaatctctcttgctatatatacaaatacatatgtataatatacaattatctaaccaatatacatgtacaattcacctttctcccactcttttccccctctctctctcctctctctcccagtctcgctcgcctctctcctctatataacatgtagctacaaattgtaattatcaaactatagctatggtgagtaattaattattttttaagtggTTATATACGAAAgcttcccattttattttttaacacgTTTTTTTCTTAACTAATCTaattagtttatgttttttttagttttgcacttgtttcaatatattttttgttttaatttataaaatgtttttttgttaACTAATCTGATTAGTTTATGCTTTTctttaattatctttttgttttacacttatttcaatatattttttgttttcatttaaaatgtctttaactaatctaattagtttcctttttttcttttttatgtagtgaattttgatttgattctttatgttgtataagtttttattttactattattaatttttttctattttatgttatttagtcatattttaataaatagttgtttgtatttaatttttcgtatataaaatcaagatacaaattgtttctttaattctaacaattatattttctcaaaagtataaataaaaatttgtaaagTCGAAAGAAGTCTTTTaaggaataaattaataaaatcatcattttatttatcattttctaAGAAACATGTAAggaaagtaaatgaataaaatatattaaatttcacCTGACTTGAATTTCAGGAATAAAAACATCATACAAATTGAAAGAATGATTACCTATTTATATAAGTgttatgaatatttttcttacttatcatgaataaaattattaaaataggaaaatacaaatttgaaataatggTTCAAAGAgaaatctaataaaaaaaataaaaagtaagagAGAAGGAGCGTCACAAAaggaagagagagaaaagaagtTTGggccattttttttttttttgaaatgaaaccATTTAACTActtgtcaaaaaataaatggaGGGTCATACAAGTTTTGTCTATCACATAATACTTGTGCCTcattcataataaaaatttttgGATACTAAAAGTTTTCAAGATATATTATCGAACAAATTTTATCCTAAGGTATTAGTAGAATATGAAGTAGGACAAACTGATCCAGTTAAGATTAATGCTTTGGATCCTTCCAATTTTGCAATCCTTGTTTGGACAAAAAAATGTTTAGCAAGAGataatagcaaattattttCGACACTGTAAAATTCGTTCAGGGGATGCAATCTCAAAGAATTTAATGAAGCTACTTGTGAAAACGTAATTAATGAGTTTGAGGTCATTTATTAATGATCTCGGTTACCacaataaaatagatatcaatAACCTGTTGAATTATTCGGATGAAAGTGAAACATGTTAAGAAATCCAGAACATACAAGAAATTGTGGATaccaccaaaaaaataatattgatgatgatgttgaaaATGATAATATACCTTTGAAACCAATTACGCGTAAGGAAACACTTACCGCATCTTGAACtctttataattttatagtaCAATTTGAAATGACAACACCAAAACTCTTAgatgcaataagaaaagttagaaaTGAGCTTCAACTAGAtttaagttttaagaaaaacaaaacatagTAGAATCATATGTTACTAAGTTGTCTTggatatatttgtacttttaaagaattattaatttatgatattaataggaccatatatttatataagagTCTTCTGGAagtatattatcttattatcttatcgaaattgatgatttttttacaTTGATCCAAATTGGACCGGAggagaaaattattttagagaATTATTAATTTGCAgagtattattttatagagattTTACTGTAATTGAAATGCAATTCTTCATAGGCGGtactaaatatttaatacatatataagtgATCAAGATTGTccttgacatatatatatatatatatatatatgttcacaAATAATATGCATGTTATGTTGAGTGAGAAGCAACGTATAAAAAAGCAACGTATAATTTTATACAAgattaataaaaaagatatttttaaaatttctgatGAGAGTTAAAAGTCTAATATctcattaatattaatattagtgAGAAATATGTAGGCTTAGTCCCTCTATGTCTCTATCATGTTTGAATTTTCCAAATAGGTATACATCTTTTTGAATGACTTGCTTAATTACTATAAAGTTATTTATCTATTAATTGATTCAAGCTATGATTATGTTCAAAGAAGCATATCATCTCCTATGAAACTTCATgtacaaagaaataaaattaaaacagaagttgctaatttataattaaagatCTTAGAGATGTGTTGAACACAACATTATCTAGATATGAAGACATATTCAAATATCACAAGCTGTGTTCATAATATTCCAAAccgtttttatattttttggcaATATATACCTATTACCTCTTTCACATCAAAGAAGATATAAATTTTTCTCTTCCCATTATGTACTATTTTCCACAtcattattgtcaaatttagcACACTAGCAAAGAAAAGATGTTTTCCCATCATTCTACCGTAGACACAAGTAATATTGTTAAATATCATTTCAATTAATAAGGCTCATTTTCCATATTATTTGAGAATAATAACATTTAAAgggttttttatttatttatttataaaaatctacagttcaaatacatatatttatccTTTAAATTAAATTGGGTTCAACTAATATTTATGTCCACTTATGTTGGGTGTGCTACTTTAgcttatataaaattgaacaaataaacacatttgTCTTATGTGATGTCCAACATGACAATTTTATGTCCTGCGTGCACTATGCCACATAAAACACGTGtgtttacttgtttaattttatacaagtttaaatgcCTAATTATGCGTGCCAAAATCTGGAGGTCATAGATGCAAGCAAAATAACagatttatgcattatgcctaaaaaaaaaaacatttttaattgttcttgtggtttttttttctagttatCCTTTTTTTCTTTGCATTAAAAAGGTTGGTACTGAATGGAATTCTTCAACAGACAATCCATTGGAAAATCTACTGATGAACAAAACTATAACTGCGCAAAGGCCAATGAGACCCTTTCTTAGTTTGTTTCATTAGGAAAAGTAATTAGATGGATATTATTCAGCAAGTATAAGAAATTAGTAGTAGTTGGTTTTTGTGTGACCTGATCAGGTAAAGTCAATTTATGCATCATTAAATTTTTCCTGCCagatttattcatttataagtAGAAGATATGGCCCAAACTTCCTACTTGATTATGGGATGAAATGAGAAAGAAACGAGTGGTTCCAGACACGAACACTAGCAAATAAATGAGCTTCACAGCAATAATTCATCAAGCATTGAAAAGATGCTCAAACGGCACTCTTCTGCATTATTCCATAATACACACAAACCAGTCACTACAACAACATATAAcacattatttcctttttacatTCATAATAACACAACAAACATTTCCAACAGTTGAAATCCTAAGTACAAGACACAGCAAGCTTAGTGTTGTAATCTGAAAAGGgttcaacaaacaaaaaaacGGTGCATCAAAGTCATGACCACCCTCCTTTGGGATGTCAtttatgcattaacttcaacaGTTGTCATAGATGCCAAACCATTACCACATCCACCGCCACCACAGCCGCCACAACCACTGCTTTTCAAACTATTCCCTCCACAACCTCCACAGCCGCCACTTTCTAACCTATTTCCACAGCCACCACCACCACAACCTCCACAGCCGCCACTTTCTAACCTATTTCCACAGCCACCACCACCACAACCTCCACAGCCGCCACTTTCTAACCTATTTCCACAGCCACCACCACCACAACCTCCACAGCCGCCACTTTCTAACCTATTTCCACAGCCACCACCACCACAACCTCCACAGCCGCCACTTTCTAACCTATTTCCACAGCCACCACCACCACAACCTCCACAGCCGCCACTTTCTAACCTATTTCCACAGCCACCACCACCACAACCTCCACAGCCGCCACTTTCTAACCTATTTCCACAGCCACCACCACCACAACCTCCACAGCCGCCACTTTCTAACCTATTTCCACAGCCACCACCACCACAACCTCCACAGCCGCCACTTTCTAACCTATTTCCACAGCCACCACCACCACAACCTCCACAGCCGCCACTTTCTAACCTATTTCCACAGCCACCACCACCACAACCTCCACAGCCGCCACTTTCTAACCTATTTCCACAGCcacaaccaccaccaccacagcCGCCGCTTTTTAACATACTTCcacaaccaccaccaccacagcCTCCACAACCGCTGCCACCACAGCCACCGCTTTCTAACATACTTCCACAGCCACCACCACCACAGCCGCCGCTTTCTAACATACTTCcacaaccaccaccaccacagcCTCCACAACCGCTGCCACCACAGCCACCGCTTTCTAACATACTTCCACAGCCACCACCACCACAGCCGCCGCTTTCTAACATACTTCcacaaccaccaccaccacagcCTCCACAACCGCTGCCACCACAGCCACCGCTTTCTAACATACTTCCACAGCCACCACCACCACAGCCGCCGCTTTCTAACATACTTCcacaaccaccaccaccacagcCTCCACAACCACTGCCACCACAGCCTCCACAACCACCGCTTTCTAACATACTTCcacaaccaccaccaccacagcCTCCACAACCGCTGCCACCACAGCCTCCACAGCCGCCGCTTTCTAACATACTTCCACAACCACAACCACCACTCTTTAATTTGTTTCCAAAAACAGCACCACAACTACCATAGGCTCCCCTCTTCATAAGATTACCGCAGCCTCCACTGATTGCTTCATTTACGGGTGCTACAATGCTTCCTTTGGTAGCCTCCAGGTCCAACTTCACCCCCTTCTCTGTCTCAGATTCCAGATTAGCTCTGTTGTCCTCTTCATGGCACACATCAGTTTCTTGAGTGGACAAATTCTTCTCTTTCGAATGTTTAGCACTGCCTACCAAGCTACTATACCCTTCCTTCTTCAACGTATCACAAAGTACAAAAGCTGTTATAGAACCAGGCAAAAGAAACCACTCCTCTGTCACCTGATTTTACAAGGAAACCATATTTATTAGAGAAATGTGATTCCACAAGTTGATACTGGAACAAGAGTATAACCAAATTACTTACACTGATAACTCCAAATTTCAAGTCAACCAACGCTACTGCCTTTCCATAAGGATCCTGTGCAGAGAACTCTACCGCTGTCATAAAATCATCTTGACTCCTTTGCTTTGTACAATACTTGTGCTCATAATCCAGCCTCTGACCAGGGAAGAATTTCACCTGGACAAAATATGAGTGGGGGAACCATCAATGCATGGAGAGCCAGAACAATGTTAACTTGTCGAATGATAATTATGGGTAACACCCAACAAATTCAGCTATTTCATTAAGTAAGTAAATGAGAAGCTGTGTAAGAGAACTTTGATCGCAATACTCGAATTCATACTGATTGAAAACACAGAAACATTCTCTACAAATTGCTGAGGACACATTTAATGGCATTAAGTGTATAGGTATCAAGGTGGCTGAAATTGTTCAACTTATAAATAGCATTTCACAACAGCCATAACAACTACCAAATTTAATAACTTAATACCTACTGAGCTTTGTAATGTTCAAAACACCAAATATTTCCGCAAGAGAAAAATAGTAAGATAATGAGACCTAGAGGCTCTATAAGAGTGTTAGCAGCAAAGCCATGTTTCCTGGAAAACCCAATGAGGAATGTGAGATGAATTTTAAATGAATGATAATTGGTGTCCATCAGCAAAGAATGCATTTCCAGAAAATCTGATGGGACATATTAATCATCTAATAGATGAGTGTATGAGTGACAGTGGTATACATCAAATGAGAACAGTAATCTACTTTCCTGTtgtttttgaacaaaaaaaaggaagaagtgACAGATAGACACTCACATTCCTCTGACCAGCCAACTCAAAAAGGTGGCCATCATCACTGCTGGATGTTTGAAGTTGAAGAGACCACTTTGCATCTAACAGCAACCACTCTTTCCCTACTAACTCAGCAAGAGAATGTACCTCGCCGGACTTGCTGACGCCAACCACCTCCTTGTGCAATGTAGAATCAGTTTCACCCTTGGATTTCTTCGAGTCCCTACAGTGGAGCCATGAACAGAATTTCAAGCAGCAAGGAGAAAAGGTAATGACAGTTTTCTAACTTCTCATACATGTTTGGTGAAATTATCGGTTTCGTTTAAAAGTTTCACTAACAAACACAAGGGCCCATGACATTTAAAATATCAGATAGGTCCCATAATACTGAATTTGGTCGAACAGAGATTACCCCCAACTTCATTTCAAAGCAGTAAAAAAAGCTTTCTGAGGAATTTGATGGTGATGCAAAAGTAGCAAATATTTTAGTTCTTAGTTAACCACGAATAAGCGGACAAAGAAAAGAAACCAGATAGCATATCAATAACAGGCACATCCATGTTAAAGTAAAGATCAACAACATAGAATGCTTAAACATCAAGTACCTCATTTGAAGGCTAATGACCTCATCACCAGCATCATCAATGATGCGAGTCCAATTCTTAGCATGCTGAATCCTACCAGGAAGTGGGAATAAGCAAGAATTTTTGGAGAATGCTCGAGGACGGACAAAGTGAAAGACATATGGTGCTGCAGTAGGTGTTGTAACTGAGATAGCTACTCGTAAACAGATTGGCTTTAGTGTTTCCATTTTAGAGCTTGGCACAACTTCCAACCACTTTTCCATTGTAAGTTTCGAAGTCGGGCAAACCAAATCTTCTAAAGAGACTTTAACAGAACCCACAGATTTAACAGGTTTTGGAATAGGTAAACCAGACGATGAGCATGACATGAGATCAAAAAGAAGATGACCATTAGGTTCACATTGGAAAGAAGCAACCTGTTTTTCCCCAGTGATGGACAAAATAGTAAGTTTTCTCTTTGCATTGAAGATTCTATCAGGCTGAGTCTTGCTAAATGAGACAAAGAAGCTTCCCTCGCGTCCTTCTGGTAGATTTCTGATATCTACAAGCTCTAACATAACCTGTAAATAATTGGAGAAGTTACTAAAAGTTACAACTTGTAGTTTGACTAATTCGAACATAAAACCACTTAATTAGAAACTTGGAAGTCAGATCTTCATAAGCAATAAGACAAGTAGATTGTTTTGAGTGAAGTGATCTATAAATCTAGGTTACACATTAATGTTCTTTATATCAGAGAGCAGCAATGTTCAAGATAGGCCCTGAAGGAAACAGTTAAATGAATCGACACTCTACCTGTCATAGCAAGACCAGACACAGATAATGATTGTCTTTAATGTCAACTTAGGATTAAAGTTATCATATAATTTTCCACACtggatttaaattatatacttataaaataatatggCTCCCCTATGATCTCTAGCATACTGATTGAAAACAAAAGATCACTTAGGTTTTTCAGTACATTCTCCAGATCTCTCATCCTTGCACTTATTACCTTCAGATATAAGTTTGAAATGGAATTCATTATATGCCAGTATCCTAGATATATCAGTAATATTGAATCTCAAAATATGAAACAATATTGAGATGACAAAGCTAAAAGTAGAAAGATGCTGAAAATTACTTCTACTGCTTCCATCTCAGGATACTGCATTATCTTTTGGTGCTCATGGAAAATATCTGCACTCTTGCTTACAGGGTTGGAGGGGTAATAAGAATTCCCAAGAGGAGATGGTGAACTGCCTCTATACATAGCACCTGCCCTCCAATATCTTAAACCATATGTTTCTTCCCACTGCCTTGTAGTTCGAAAAAAGCCAGTATCCAACTTTTTCCCTTTTGTTCGATCTGAGTCAGTGTCATCATGTTCTAAAATCTTACCCATAATGTCAACAAGGTCTTTGCAATAAGAAGCAGGATGTAACTGGTGAGTATGCCAGATAAGGTCTATGTCATAAGTTGGAACAGTGAAGCTCTTAATGGATCTTTCTTTGTTTCTCCGGATCAGATGTAAGAAACCCTTGTATCGAGCCACAGCACCTTCAAGATAGAGATTGTTGTTTATGTGTGGTCTAGACACCTATAAGAAAGACATAAAAGAACTTTTACATCGCTGCTTAATAGAGTAGATAAAAAAAGAACGCCACTAGAATCACAAAGGATAACATGATTTTGACAACAATTAGCAGGAAAACAGCTGAAGTTTTTTCTCTGGCCTCCTAGGAATATATATCCTTAAGGATTTTCCTTAGTATCACTTTCAGAGTGAGTGTAAAACCATTCTGTTTATATGGTTTGACATAAGTCATTGATTCTCAAACTTGGcattcaaataaacaaaacaGAAGTTCGTGAACTGTACAAGTCTGACTGCTGATATGTTGCGATATACACTAAAAAAGAGTCTTAGCCTTCTCCTGCTCACCTGGTAGAAGAATGGGCTTTGCCGTGAAACAGCAGAGACTAGATCATAATCACTGTACTTTTCAGCTTTTGCATGGACATCTTCTGAAAGAGCTCTAGCTGAGTCCAAATCATAAGGCTCGTTTGCATACAAGTGTTTCCACAGTTCTTCGGTATCCTGTTTTGACTTTGCATTCACAGAAGATACAACATCATGGTTGTCAAGAATTCTCCCATATAAATTCTCACAGTCAGTCTTGTATCTAACCTGAAAAAGACGGCAGAAAGGACATTTAAGTATGTAATAAATAGCTTTTAGTCACagaatttaaataacaaaagttTCACTAGTTAAGACACGTACAGGATTGAGCCGGTGACAATGCCAAATCCATTCACAGTCCAAAGGAACAACCAAGGGCCCGTCAAAGAAGGGGGACTCAGAGTGTTTTGCCAACAGTGGTAGCCAACATGAGTAGTACCTGAAATTGGGATTTAAATTTGCATGTTCTCTAAAGTAACCTTTTCAAGAAATGAACATTAACTTGTAATATTACCTTAGAtcagaagaaaaggaaaattatttacaaagtaaagatttttcaaataatcaGTATTCATAGTTGAAAAGCAATTAATATGGGACAAAATCTTCGAGATTATGTATTACCTATGAATGGCTTTATCCAGGCCACGGCCTTCATACAGCCAACGGTTTCTATCAACGGTAGCAAGAAACTTGAGCTGTTCTTTAGCTGCAGCAACAAGGTCCACATTTATCAGagtcttctgagcttcattccACTCTAACTGCTGTTTCATCTCCATCCTTTTTTCACTAATACCTATTCCCCACTGTCAAATTGAAGCATGAACGTTTATCAAAAGCTAAAGATTAAGTATAACAAATACAAATCACAGTTTTGTAGGAATTCATACATCAATTTAGAAACTGAAAATTTATCCTCAAATCAGCATCGTGGGataaacataaatatacaaaTGTAATACAAAagtagattaaaaaaaatcccTTCGGTATGATTTCTATGGGTTTATCAAACATAACTGAACCGGtgcataaaagataaaaatatcgGTGAATTTCACCGATCACTCTTTTCTGTGCAGAAAAATTGATTTCATATCCAAATGAAGTCATAGCAACGTTCAGTAGTAAAATCACAAAAACTAAAAGTAGCACGCAGAACACTTGTCAAATAAAgagaatcaaaaaaaaaaaaattgaacaaaatttaGGTAAAGAGCTTAGGAATCTCAAAGACTCAACTAGAAAGATGAACGATACATTGAACAATTGGTGGGCAGTTTATACTCAAAAGTCAATTGATCGGAAAAGAAACAAA
This window of the Solanum pennellii chromosome 2, SPENNV200 genome carries:
- the LOC107010938 gene encoding glycine-rich domain-containing protein 2-like isoform X4, which translates into the protein MEMKQQLEWNEAQKTLINVDLVAAAKEQLKFLATVDRNRWLYEGRGLDKAIHRYYSCWLPLLAKHSESPFFDGPLVVPLDCEWIWHCHRLNPVRYKTDCENLYGRILDNHDVVSSVNAKSKQDTEELWKHLYANEPYDLDSARALSEDVHAKAEKYSDYDLVSAVSRQSPFFYQVSRPHINNNLYLEGAVARYKGFLHLIRRNKERSIKSFTVPTYDIDLIWHTHQLHPASYCKDLVDIMGKILEHDDTDSDRTKGKKLDTGFFRTTRQWEETYGLRYWRAGAMYRGSSPSPLGNSYYPSNPVSKSADIFHEHQKIMQYPEMEAVEVMLELVDIRNLPEGREGSFFVSFSKTQPDRIFNAKRKLTILSITGEKQVASFQCEPNGHLLFDLMSCSSSGLPIPKPVKSVGSVKVSLEDLVCPTSKLTMEKWLEVVPSSKMETLKPICLRVAISVTTPTAAPYVFHFVRPRAFSKNSCLFPLPGRIQHAKNWTRIIDDAGDEVISLQMRDSKKSKGETDSTLHKEVVGVSKSGEVHSLAELVGKEWLLLDAKWSLQLQTSSSDDGHLFELAGQRNVKFFPGQRLDYEHKYCTKQRSQDDFMTAVEFSAQDPYGKAVALVDLKFGVISVTEEWFLLPGSITAFVLCDTLKKEGYSSLVGSAKHSKEKNLSTQETDVCHEEDNRANLESETEKGVKLDLEATKGSIVAPVNEAISGGCGNLMKRGAYGSCGAVFGNKLKSGGCGCGSMLESGGCGGCGGSGCGGCGGGGCGSMLESGGCGGCGGSGCGGCGGGGCGSMLESGGCGGGGCGSMLESGGCGGSGCGGCGGGGCGSMLESGGCGGGGCGSMLESGGCGGSGCGGCGGGGCGSMLKSGGCGGGGCGCGNRLESGGCGGCGGGGCGNRLESGGCGGCGGGGCGNRLESGGCGGCGGGGCGNRLESGGCGGCGGGGCGNRLESGGCGGCGGGGCGNRLESGGCGGCGGGGCGNRLESGGCGGCGGGGCGNRLESGGCGGCGGGGCGNRLESGGCGGCGGGGCGNRLESGGCGGCGGGGCGNRLESGGCGGCGGNSLKSSGCGGCGGGGCGNGLASMTTVEVNA
- the LOC107010938 gene encoding glycine-rich domain-containing protein 2-like isoform X1 → MEMKQQLEWNEAQKTLINVDLVAAAKEQLKFLATVDRNRWLYEGRGLDKAIHRYYSCWLPLLAKHSESPFFDGPLVVPLDCEWIWHCHRLNPVRYKTDCENLYGRILDNHDVVSSVNAKSKQDTEELWKHLYANEPYDLDSARALSEDVHAKAEKYSDYDLVSAVSRQSPFFYQVSRPHINNNLYLEGAVARYKGFLHLIRRNKERSIKSFTVPTYDIDLIWHTHQLHPASYCKDLVDIMGKILEHDDTDSDRTKGKKLDTGFFRTTRQWEETYGLRYWRAGAMYRGSSPSPLGNSYYPSNPVSKSADIFHEHQKIMQYPEMEAVEVMLELVDIRNLPEGREGSFFVSFSKTQPDRIFNAKRKLTILSITGEKQVASFQCEPNGHLLFDLMSCSSSGLPIPKPVKSVGSVKVSLEDLVCPTSKLTMEKWLEVVPSSKMETLKPICLRVAISVTTPTAAPYVFHFVRPRAFSKNSCLFPLPGRIQHAKNWTRIIDDAGDEVISLQMRDSKKSKGETDSTLHKEVVGVSKSGEVHSLAELVGKEWLLLDAKWSLQLQTSSSDDGHLFELAGQRNVKFFPGQRLDYEHKYCTKQRSQDDFMTAVEFSAQDPYGKAVALVDLKFGVISVTEEWFLLPGSITAFVLCDTLKKEGYSSLVGSAKHSKEKNLSTQETDVCHEEDNRANLESETEKGVKLDLEATKGSIVAPVNEAISGGCGNLMKRGAYGSCGAVFGNKLKSGGCGCGSMLESGGCGGCGGSGCGGCGGGGCGSMLESGGCGGCGGSGCGGCGGGGCGSMLESGGCGGGGCGSMLESGGCGGSGCGGCGGGGCGSMLESGGCGGGGCGSMLESGGCGGSGCGGCGGGGCGSMLESGGCGGGGCGSMLESGGCGGSGCGGCGGGGCGSMLKSGGCGGGGCGCGNRLESGGCGGCGGGGCGNRLESGGCGGCGGGGCGNRLESGGCGGCGGGGCGNRLESGGCGGCGGGGCGNRLESGGCGGCGGGGCGNRLESGGCGGCGGGGCGNRLESGGCGGCGGGGCGNRLESGGCGGCGGGGCGNRLESGGCGGCGGGGCGNRLESGGCGGCGGGGCGNRLESGGCGGCGGNSLKSSGCGGCGGGGCGNGLASMTTVEVNA
- the LOC107010938 gene encoding glycine-rich domain-containing protein 2-like isoform X2; amino-acid sequence: MEMKQQLEWNEAQKTLINVDLVAAAKEQLKFLATVDRNRWLYEGRGLDKAIHRYYSCWLPLLAKHSESPFFDGPLVVPLDCEWIWHCHRLNPVRYKTDCENLYGRILDNHDVVSSVNAKSKQDTEELWKHLYANEPYDLDSARALSEDVHAKAEKYSDYDLVSAVSRQSPFFYQVSRPHINNNLYLEGAVARYKGFLHLIRRNKERSIKSFTVPTYDIDLIWHTHQLHPASYCKDLVDIMGKILEHDDTDSDRTKGKKLDTGFFRTTRQWEETYGLRYWRAGAMYRGSSPSPLGNSYYPSNPVSKSADIFHEHQKIMQYPEMEAVEVMLELVDIRNLPEGREGSFFVSFSKTQPDRIFNAKRKLTILSITGEKQVASFQCEPNGHLLFDLMSCSSSGLPIPKPVKSVGSVKVSLEDLVCPTSKLTMEKWLEVVPSSKMETLKPICLRVAISVTTPTAAPYVFHFVRPRAFSKNSCLFPLPGRIQHAKNWTRIIDDAGDEVISLQMRDSKKSKGETDSTLHKEVVGVSKSGEVHSLAELVGKEWLLLDAKWSLQLQTSSSDDGHLFELAGQRNVKFFPGQRLDYEHKYCTKQRSQDDFMTAVEFSAQDPYGKAVALVDLKFGVISVTEEWFLLPGSITAFVLCDTLKKEGYSSLVGSAKHSKEKNLSTQETDVCHEEDNRANLESETEKGVKLDLEATKGSIVAPVNEAISGGCGNLMKRGAYGSCGAVFGNKLKSGGCGCGSMLESGGCGGCGGSGCGGCGGGGCGSMLESGGCGGCGGSGCGGCGGGGCGSMLESGGCGGGGCGSMLESGGCGGSGCGGCGGGGCGSMLESGGCGGGGCGSMLESGGCGGSGCGGCGGGGCGSMLESGGCGGGGCGSMLESGGCGGSGCGGCGGGGCGSMLKSGGCGGGGCGCGNRLESGGCGGCGGGGCGNRLESGGCGGCGGGGCGNRLESGGCGGCGGGGCGNRLESGGCGGCGGGGCGNRLESGGCGGCGGGGCGNRLESGGCGGCGGGGCGNRLESGGCGGCGGGGCGNRLESGGCGGCGGGGCGNRLESGGCGGCGGGGCGNRLESGGCGGCGGNSLKSSGCGGCGGGGCGNGLASMTTVEVNA
- the LOC107010938 gene encoding glycine-rich domain-containing protein 2-like isoform X3, whose amino-acid sequence is MEMKQQLEWNEAQKTLINVDLVAAAKEQLKFLATVDRNRWLYEGRGLDKAIHRYYSCWLPLLAKHSESPFFDGPLVVPLDCEWIWHCHRLNPVRYKTDCENLYGRILDNHDVVSSVNAKSKQDTEELWKHLYANEPYDLDSARALSEDVHAKAEKYSDYDLVSAVSRQSPFFYQVSRPHINNNLYLEGAVARYKGFLHLIRRNKERSIKSFTVPTYDIDLIWHTHQLHPASYCKDLVDIMGKILEHDDTDSDRTKGKKLDTGFFRTTRQWEETYGLRYWRAGAMYRGSSPSPLGNSYYPSNPVSKSADIFHEHQKIMQYPEMEAVEVMLELVDIRNLPEGREGSFFVSFSKTQPDRIFNAKRKLTILSITGEKQVASFQCEPNGHLLFDLMSCSSSGLPIPKPVKSVGSVKVSLEDLVCPTSKLTMEKWLEVVPSSKMETLKPICLRVAISVTTPTAAPYVFHFVRPRAFSKNSCLFPLPGRIQHAKNWTRIIDDAGDEVISLQMRDSKKSKGETDSTLHKEVVGVSKSGEVHSLAELVGKEWLLLDAKWSLQLQTSSSDDGHLFELAGQRNVKFFPGQRLDYEHKYCTKQRSQDDFMTAVEFSAQDPYGKAVALVDLKFGVISVTEEWFLLPGSITAFVLCDTLKKEGYSSLVGSAKHSKEKNLSTQETDVCHEEDNRANLESETEKGVKLDLEATKGSIVAPVNEAISGGCGNLMKRGAYGSCGAVFGNKLKSGGCGCGSMLESGGCGGCGGSGCGGCGGGGCGSMLESGGCGGCGGSGCGGCGGGGCGSMLESGGCGGGGCGSMLESGGCGGSGCGGCGGGGCGSMLESGGCGGGGCGSMLESGGCGGSGCGGCGGGGCGSMLESGGCGGGGCGSMLESGGCGGSGCGGCGGGGCGSMLKSGGCGGGGCGCGNRLESGGCGGCGGGGCGNRLESGGCGGCGGGGCGNRLESGGCGGCGGGGCGNRLESGGCGGCGGGGCGNRLESGGCGGCGGGGCGNRLESGGCGGCGGGGCGNRLESGGCGGCGGGGCGNRLESGGCGGCGGGGCGNRLESGGCGGCGGNSLKSSGCGGCGGGGCGNGLASMTTVEVNA